The DNA region AGAATATGCATTTACAACAGATATGCAGGAAAGTGACATTGTGTTTGGTGGTGAGAAGAAGCTTAAGGCAGCCATTGATGAAGCCGTAGAACTGTTTCATCCCAAAGCAATATCCATATCCGCCACTTGTCCGGTAGGACTAATTGGTGATGATATCCATGCTATAGCACGAGACAAAGCCAAAGAGCATGGATTGAAGATCCTAGCCTTTAGCTGTGAAGGTTATAAAGGTGTAAGTCAATCCGCAGGTCATCATATCGCTAACAATAAGTTAATGACAGATGTTATAGGTACAATCGACACACCGGCTAAGGAATTTTCCATCAACTTACTTGGTGAATACAACATAGGTGGAGATGAATGGGAGATTGCCAGAGTACTTACAAAAATCGGCTATAACATTATATCTACCATGACCGGTAACGGTGCCATTGATGAAATTGCCAATGCTCACAAGGCGGATTTGAACGTTATACAATGCCATAGATCCATTAACTACGTAGCAGAAATGGTTGAAACCAAATACGGACTGCCATGGATCAAGGTTAACTTTATCGGCGTCGAAGGCTTTTCAAAAGCACTCCGAGATATGGCCAAATATTTTGATGATCCGGCGTTGACAGCGAGAACAGAAGCAGTTATAGCTGAAGAAACTGCCAGTATAGAAGAAGAAATGGCAACATATAAGGCATTGCTCGACGGGAAAACAGCGGTTCTTTTTGTAGGCGGTTCCAGGGCACATCATTATCAAGGCTTACTCAGAGAGATTGGTATTGAGACAATCGTGGCCGGATATGAGTTTGGACACCGAGATGATTACGAGGGTAGAGATGTCATTCCATATATTAAAGTAGATGCAGACAGTCGTAACATTGAAGAAATTCATGTAGAAAAAGATGAGAAAAAATACTCCCTCAGAATACCGGCTTCAAGAGCCGAGCAACTAAAAAAAGAGATTCCTTGGGCGTCCTATGATGGCTTGTTGTCCGAGATGAAAGATGGCACCTTAGTTATTGATGACTTGAATCATATTGAAACGGAACAAATCATAAAAATCTTAAAGCCAGAATTCTTCGGATCAGGAATCAAAGATAAGTACATGGTACAAAAAATGGGTGTCTATGCGAAGCAAATGCATTCCTATGATTATTCCGGACCTTATGCAGGATACCAAGGCGCTGTTAATTTTTCAAGAGATGTTGCAGCAGGGATCTTAACGCCTGCATGGAAATACATTACGGCACCATGGTATAAAGAGCCATTGCTAAGTGGCAAAGTGGAAGGAGTTGAACAAGTATGTTAGATGAAACCAAAGGTTTATATAAAAAAAGAACAGGTCTAAAAATCAATCCGGCAAAAACATGTCAACCAATAGGCGCAATGTATGCTGCCCTAGGTATTCACAAATGCTTGCCCCATAGTCATGGATCACAAGGCTGTTGTTCTTATCATCGTATGCATTTAACAAGACACTATAGAGATCCAATTGTCGCATCAACCAGTTCATTTACAGAAGGTGCTTGTGTATTCGGAGGGAAATCCAACCTTAAGAAAGGTCTTGAAAATGTTTTTCATATATATAATCCGGATGTGGTCGCAGTCAATACCACCTGCTTATCGGAGACGATCGGAGACGACGTAGGTGAGATTATCAAATCCACGGATGTTCCCGAAGGAAAAACAGTGATCTTTGCCAACACACCAAGTTACGCAGGGTCTCATGTGACAGGCTTTTCCAATATGTGTAAAGCCATGGTCACCCATGTATCTGAGAAAAAAGAAGGCAAAAAAGCAAAAGGCATTAACATCTTACCGGGCTATGTAGAACCCAGTGACATGATGGAGATTAAGAGAATAGCCACATTGTTAAACGTTCCTTTTACAATGTTTCCGGATACAAGTAATGTTGTAGCAACACCGAACACAGGTAACTATAGCATGTATCCAGAGGGCGGGACCACCATTAAAGAAATAAGAAGAGCAGGCAATGCTATTGCAACCGTAGCCCTTGGTAGCTTCTCATCTGAAGCAGCAGCTTATGAACTTGAGAAAAAATGTGAAGTCGTCCCCTATATCATGAAAGAACCAATCGGTATCAAAGCAACAGACGCTTTCATCATGAAACTACTGGAATTAAACGGTGGGAATATGGACGCTTCATTAGAGTTTGAGCGGGGCCAATTGGTGGACGTTATGGTGGATGTTCACAATCATTATCATGGTAAAAAAGTTGCTCTCTTCGGAGATCCGGATATCTTGATTGCCATGACAGAATTTGTTATAGACCTTGGCATGATTCCCACCCTTGTGCTGACAGGCACACCCGGTAAGATATTTGTGGCAGAGATTCAAGCCATGTTTGACCAAGCGGGACTTACAGAGAGTCAGGTGATGATCGAAGAAGATTTATTTACCTTCCATCAATTGATAAAAGCCTCACCCGTAGATATAATTATTGGGAATACCTATGGCAAATACATAGCACGTGCAGAACAAGTGCCGCTTGTGCGTATGGGATGGCCCATTCTTGACCGAGTCGGCCACAGTTACTTCCCGGTTGTGGGTTATAAAGGTGCACTAAGAATCATAGAAAAAATAACAACAGCCTTATTGGATCACTACGATCAGACTTGCGAAGAAGAAGATTTTGAACTGGTTATGTAAGCACTAAAAACATTGGGTGATTTCAAATAGAAATCACCCAATAAATTAAACCATGAAGATAAGGAGGCGCGATATGAATCAGAAATCAACAATCATTGCAGATCATAGAGAAAATCAAGTGCTGGTCAACGACAAACAGAAAAATCAGGCCATCGCTTGTGACACCCATTCGGTTTCAGGGGTTGTCAGCCAGAGGGCTTGTGTTTATTGTGGTGCTAGGGTGGTTTT from Petrocella atlantisensis includes:
- the nifK gene encoding nitrogenase molybdenum-iron protein subunit beta: MLDETKGLYKKRTGLKINPAKTCQPIGAMYAALGIHKCLPHSHGSQGCCSYHRMHLTRHYRDPIVASTSSFTEGACVFGGKSNLKKGLENVFHIYNPDVVAVNTTCLSETIGDDVGEIIKSTDVPEGKTVIFANTPSYAGSHVTGFSNMCKAMVTHVSEKKEGKKAKGINILPGYVEPSDMMEIKRIATLLNVPFTMFPDTSNVVATPNTGNYSMYPEGGTTIKEIRRAGNAIATVALGSFSSEAAAYELEKKCEVVPYIMKEPIGIKATDAFIMKLLELNGGNMDASLEFERGQLVDVMVDVHNHYHGKKVALFGDPDILIAMTEFVIDLGMIPTLVLTGTPGKIFVAEIQAMFDQAGLTESQVMIEEDLFTFHQLIKASPVDIIIGNTYGKYIARAEQVPLVRMGWPILDRVGHSYFPVVGYKGALRIIEKITTALLDHYDQTCEEEDFELVM
- the nifD gene encoding nitrogenase molybdenum-iron protein alpha chain codes for the protein MSESKKLVDKVLDIYPAKVMKNRKSHMVIKDASVKQEIAANTRAIPGIITNRGCAYAGCKGVVIGPIVDMVHIVHGPVGCSYYAWGTRRNKGKAREGGQNFLEYAFTTDMQESDIVFGGEKKLKAAIDEAVELFHPKAISISATCPVGLIGDDIHAIARDKAKEHGLKILAFSCEGYKGVSQSAGHHIANNKLMTDVIGTIDTPAKEFSINLLGEYNIGGDEWEIARVLTKIGYNIISTMTGNGAIDEIANAHKADLNVIQCHRSINYVAEMVETKYGLPWIKVNFIGVEGFSKALRDMAKYFDDPALTARTEAVIAEETASIEEEMATYKALLDGKTAVLFVGGSRAHHYQGLLREIGIETIVAGYEFGHRDDYEGRDVIPYIKVDADSRNIEEIHVEKDEKKYSLRIPASRAEQLKKEIPWASYDGLLSEMKDGTLVIDDLNHIETEQIIKILKPEFFGSGIKDKYMVQKMGVYAKQMHSYDYSGPYAGYQGAVNFSRDVAAGILTPAWKYITAPWYKEPLLSGKVEGVEQVC